The Rhodococcus sp. X156 genome window below encodes:
- a CDS encoding aromatic-ring-hydroxylating dioxygenase subunit beta, translated as MSTGAVHTSAVLPNGTVPPQEQGSDRAVVRAEVEDFLFAEAAALDEWRLDDWLTLFVPGAAMQVPTTDVTGLGPENAGYFVADDWDLVRARVKRLKSRKAHAENPHSRTNRLVSNVRLTERAGDQLRVSANFVVNRFRDGGEFTYVGRYDHLLQVQPDGLRFLLRRSVLTNESMNPGARLSFIL; from the coding sequence ATGAGCACCGGTGCAGTGCACACCAGCGCAGTGCTGCCGAACGGGACCGTCCCGCCGCAGGAGCAGGGCAGCGACCGGGCGGTCGTCCGTGCGGAGGTGGAGGACTTCCTCTTCGCCGAGGCGGCCGCGCTGGACGAGTGGCGCCTGGACGACTGGCTCACGCTCTTCGTCCCCGGTGCGGCGATGCAGGTGCCCACCACCGACGTCACCGGGCTCGGCCCGGAGAACGCCGGCTACTTCGTCGCCGACGACTGGGACCTGGTGCGCGCCAGGGTGAAGCGGCTGAAGAGCCGCAAGGCGCACGCAGAGAACCCGCACTCGCGGACCAACCGGCTGGTGAGCAACGTCCGCCTCACCGAGCGGGCGGGCGACCAGCTGCGGGTCTCGGCGAACTTCGTCGTCAACCGCTTCCGCGACGGCGGGGAGTTCACCTACGTCGGCCGCTACGACCACCTGCTGCAGGTGCAGCCGGACGGGCTGCGCTTCCTGCTGCGGCGCTCGGTCCTCACCAACGAGTCGATGAACCCGGGAGCGCGCTTGAGCTTCATCCTCTGA
- a CDS encoding LLM class flavin-dependent oxidoreductase, producing the protein MSTTEYGVFLPISNGGWIVSDTTPPIEATYDYNKQAAVAADRLGFDFVMSQGKWRGYGGRTDHWGRTLESMTMMAGLAEATERVKIWSTVHTILFNPAIVAKMFTTLDQISNGRVGMNVVVGSYSQEFAQMGLWPEHLDHADRYRYSEEWVQLLLRLWSEDSVTAHGEFFNLEDCSSRPHPEKTPTLICAGRSPAGIDFQAKYCDASFLSAFDLAGLQQVSREVKQAAAEQGRAIKTYTMTTVVMDETDAAAEARCREYSRGVDREALENMAIAYGMQTDKNATPSAKAQEQAGFQSEVVAGSPETVLEKIEELVSYAELDGLMLIFPDYVVDLEHFGTLVLPKLNQARA; encoded by the coding sequence GTGAGCACCACCGAGTACGGAGTTTTCCTGCCCATCTCCAACGGCGGATGGATCGTGTCCGACACGACGCCGCCGATCGAGGCCACCTACGACTACAACAAGCAGGCCGCCGTCGCCGCCGACCGGCTCGGCTTCGACTTCGTGATGTCGCAGGGCAAGTGGCGCGGCTACGGCGGTCGAACCGACCACTGGGGCCGCACCCTGGAGTCGATGACCATGATGGCCGGGCTGGCCGAGGCCACCGAGCGGGTCAAGATCTGGTCCACCGTGCACACCATCCTGTTCAACCCCGCGATCGTGGCCAAGATGTTCACCACCCTCGACCAGATCAGCAACGGCCGGGTGGGCATGAACGTGGTGGTGGGCTCCTACTCCCAGGAGTTCGCCCAGATGGGCCTGTGGCCGGAGCACCTCGACCACGCTGACCGCTACCGGTACTCCGAGGAGTGGGTGCAGCTGCTGCTGCGGCTGTGGAGCGAGGACTCGGTGACCGCGCACGGGGAGTTCTTCAACCTGGAGGACTGCTCCTCGCGGCCGCACCCGGAGAAGACCCCCACGCTGATCTGCGCCGGGCGCTCCCCGGCGGGCATCGACTTCCAGGCCAAGTACTGCGACGCGTCGTTCCTCTCCGCCTTCGACCTGGCCGGGCTGCAGCAGGTCAGCCGGGAGGTGAAGCAGGCGGCCGCCGAGCAGGGGCGGGCGATCAAGACCTACACGATGACCACCGTGGTGATGGACGAGACCGACGCCGCCGCCGAGGCACGCTGCCGGGAGTACTCCCGCGGCGTGGACCGGGAGGCGCTGGAGAACATGGCCATCGCCTACGGCATGCAGACCGACAAGAACGCCACCCCCAGCGCCAAGGCCCAGGAGCAGGCCGGCTTCCAGTCCGAGGTGGTCGCCGGGTCGCCGGAGACGGTGCTGGAGAAGATCGAGGAGCTGGTCAGCTACGCCGAGCTGGACGGGCTGATGCTCATCTTCCCGGACTACGTGGTGGACCTGGAGCACTTCGGCACCCTGGTGCTGCCCAAGCTGAACCAGGCACGGGCGTGA
- a CDS encoding isochorismatase family cysteine hydrolase encodes MTLPGPAAHGALLVIDVQRDFADPAHLGWVDEDGLAAVATAVQRTGELVDAFRAAGVPVVWVRLEQTPDQPWESSRWLRGLTADTPWPAEEPCVQGSAGVEWFELSPAPGETVVSKRGYSAFLGTELDQVLRDAGVQWLCTAGLTTECCVLASTLDAAQLGYRVLVAADAVASYTAAEHGAALGILAAHAARLTSSTELRHALGDGLTRAVAS; translated from the coding sequence GTGACCCTGCCCGGGCCCGCTGCCCACGGGGCCCTGCTGGTGATCGACGTGCAGCGCGACTTCGCCGACCCCGCCCACCTGGGGTGGGTGGACGAGGACGGACTGGCCGCGGTGGCCACGGCGGTGCAGCGCACCGGTGAGCTGGTGGACGCCTTCCGTGCCGCCGGCGTCCCGGTGGTGTGGGTGCGCCTGGAGCAGACCCCCGACCAGCCGTGGGAGTCCTCGCGCTGGCTGCGCGGACTGACCGCTGACACCCCGTGGCCGGCCGAGGAGCCCTGCGTGCAGGGCAGCGCCGGGGTCGAGTGGTTCGAGCTGAGCCCGGCGCCGGGGGAGACGGTGGTGAGCAAGCGGGGCTACAGCGCCTTCCTGGGCACCGAGCTGGACCAGGTGCTGCGCGACGCCGGGGTGCAGTGGCTGTGCACGGCCGGGCTGACCACCGAGTGCTGCGTGCTGGCCAGCACCTTGGACGCGGCGCAGCTGGGCTACCGAGTGCTGGTGGCCGCCGACGCGGTGGCCAGCTACACCGCCGCCGAGCACGGGGCGGCACTGGGGATCCTGGCGGCGCACGCTGCCCGGCTGACGAGCAGCACCGAGCTGCGCCACGCCCTGGGCGACGGCCTGACGAGAGCGGTGGCGTCCTGA
- a CDS encoding NtaA/DmoA family FMN-dependent monooxygenase (This protein belongs to a clade of FMN-dependent monooxygenases, within a broader family of flavin-dependent oxidoreductases, the luciferase-like monooxygenase (LMM) family, some of whose members use coenzyme F420 rather than FMN.) — MKLAYDLSFTHTEGRWAAPGSWVGTSYPDHRMFTELAVSAERAGVDMLFFGDGVGIPDTWKGSLDAAVRWGIQWPRQDMSPVIAAMAQHTSHIGFGLTYSSTYLHPFYVARLMNSLDHVTGGRIALNVVASGRLSDAANYGFDALLPHGERYELMEEFVDVCRQLWASVEPDVIVADRTTGQYGDPAKVHPIHHRGKHFAVRGPLPSVPSPQGRPVLVQAGSSPRGIAASAAFADVVFGVGGHREWQLRHRAALDHELVAAGRDPAEVGILWAVQLIVAATAEEAQRQRAAMLDQLSLEGIGTYLSYNCGFDFSRLPESFVLGEVQEQIEAAQASQAGFVSQLVDRMGADARISRAEFFDEGWRHATGYDQTIAGTAEQVADELQEQHEATGARGGFMVTNPGSMPGALDQVSGLLVPELQRRGLRPDGYTEDTLAGTLLGRPLR; from the coding sequence ATGAAGCTGGCCTACGACCTGTCGTTCACCCACACCGAGGGCCGCTGGGCCGCCCCCGGCTCGTGGGTGGGCACGAGCTATCCCGACCACCGGATGTTCACCGAGCTGGCCGTCAGCGCCGAGCGCGCGGGCGTGGACATGCTGTTCTTCGGCGACGGGGTGGGCATCCCGGACACCTGGAAGGGCTCGCTGGACGCGGCGGTGCGCTGGGGCATCCAGTGGCCCCGCCAGGACATGAGCCCGGTGATCGCGGCCATGGCGCAGCACACCTCGCACATCGGCTTCGGGCTCACCTACTCCTCCACCTACCTGCATCCCTTCTACGTGGCCCGGCTGATGAACTCCCTGGACCACGTCACCGGCGGGCGCATCGCGCTCAACGTGGTGGCGTCGGGCCGGTTGTCGGACGCGGCCAACTACGGCTTTGACGCGCTGCTGCCACACGGGGAGCGCTACGAGCTGATGGAGGAGTTCGTCGACGTCTGCCGCCAGCTGTGGGCGTCGGTGGAGCCGGACGTGATCGTGGCCGACCGGACCACCGGGCAGTACGGCGACCCCGCCAAGGTGCACCCCATCCACCACCGTGGCAAGCACTTCGCCGTGCGCGGGCCGCTGCCCAGCGTGCCCAGCCCGCAGGGGCGTCCGGTGCTGGTGCAGGCGGGGTCGTCGCCGCGGGGCATCGCGGCCTCGGCCGCCTTCGCCGACGTGGTGTTCGGCGTGGGCGGGCACCGGGAGTGGCAGCTGCGCCACCGCGCCGCCCTCGACCACGAGCTGGTGGCGGCCGGGCGCGACCCGGCGGAGGTGGGCATCCTCTGGGCGGTCCAGCTCATCGTCGCCGCCACCGCGGAGGAGGCGCAGCGGCAGCGGGCGGCGATGCTCGACCAGCTCTCGCTGGAGGGCATCGGGACCTACCTGTCCTACAACTGCGGGTTCGACTTCTCCCGGCTGCCCGAGTCGTTCGTGCTGGGCGAGGTTCAGGAGCAGATCGAGGCGGCGCAGGCCAGCCAGGCCGGGTTCGTCAGCCAGCTGGTCGACCGGATGGGTGCCGACGCGCGGATCAGCCGTGCGGAGTTCTTCGACGAGGGCTGGCGCCACGCCACCGGCTACGACCAGACCATCGCCGGGACCGCCGAGCAGGTGGCCGACGAGCTGCAGGAGCAGCACGAGGCCACCGGCGCCCGCGGCGGGTTCATGGTGACCAACCCCGGGTCCATGCCCGGTGCGCTGGACCAGGTGTCCGGGTTGCTGGTGCCCGAGCTGCAGCGACGCGGGCTGCGCCCGGACGGCTACACCGAGGACACCCTCGCGGGCACCCTCCTGGGCCGTCCGCTGCGCTGA
- a CDS encoding flavin reductase family protein: MSASPTWTTLEMTGRTAAQKQGLLSHLVVPRPIAMITTVGADGQLNVAPYSYYMPVCGEPPTIALTIGGLREATDAPKDTWTNIERTGELVINVTGAALGPYIETVAREYPTDVSEADVVGWETVPSRMVSPPSLAQSPAHLECRVREVIDRGDMGARFSGFHLVLVEVLCITVDEAILAGPGRIDPERVTPIGRMGFPYFVAAAGEALFQQERIAYADLPDTADLPDTADLPTTADLPA, from the coding sequence ATGAGTGCCAGCCCCACCTGGACGACCCTGGAGATGACGGGCCGTACCGCCGCCCAGAAGCAGGGCCTGCTCTCGCACCTGGTGGTCCCGCGCCCCATCGCGATGATCACCACCGTCGGCGCCGACGGCCAGCTCAACGTCGCCCCGTACAGCTACTACATGCCGGTGTGCGGCGAGCCACCGACGATCGCCCTCACCATCGGTGGGCTGCGGGAGGCCACCGACGCCCCCAAGGACACCTGGACCAACATCGAGCGCACCGGCGAGCTGGTCATCAACGTGACCGGCGCGGCCCTGGGCCCCTACATCGAGACCGTGGCGCGGGAGTACCCCACTGACGTCTCGGAGGCGGACGTGGTCGGCTGGGAGACGGTTCCGTCCCGGATGGTGTCGCCGCCGTCGTTGGCGCAGAGCCCGGCGCACCTGGAGTGCCGGGTGCGCGAGGTGATCGACCGCGGCGACATGGGCGCCCGGTTCTCCGGCTTCCACCTGGTGCTGGTCGAGGTCCTCTGCATCACCGTGGACGAGGCCATCCTGGCCGGCCCCGGACGCATCGACCCCGAGCGCGTCACGCCGATCGGCCGCATGGGCTTCCCCTACTTCGTCGCCGCGGCCGGCGAGGCCCTGTTCCAGCAGGAGCGCATCGCCTACGCAGACCTGCCAGACACAGCAGACCTGCCGGACACCGCAGACCTGCCCACCACAGCTGACCTGCCTGCCTGA
- a CDS encoding BMP family ABC transporter substrate-binding protein: protein MRTARATPILAGVCALALGLTGCADRASDTPDAAGSGPAAATSSQPDVNGDGKVVIGVISPGDLNDNGYYESFVSSAQTFADSKGWSVIKIGSVNPANASEQARNLCRQKVDLVALAAAELKDAIPVAADPECAKTAWYAPSSTDLEVTPYIALSRDFVNESMLAAGYANGILMRDAGMTKAGYITGPQADFSVMGAKAFEVGLKMVVPSATLATTYTGDFNDSAKAREAAQAQLSQGVQALYPYLGGATDSVAELGSGKGAIISTPGTDRCGESAINWSVSVVFDPGAYFSAALKEFADGKLAMGKMREWHLGKDSVPTVLLCKGTDAQKAELNAFIAKVGSGEIVPDKVIAQAGA from the coding sequence GTGAGAACTGCTCGAGCCACCCCGATTCTCGCGGGGGTATGCGCCCTCGCCCTGGGGCTCACCGGTTGTGCCGACCGCGCCTCGGACACCCCCGACGCCGCGGGCTCCGGACCAGCCGCCGCGACGTCCAGCCAGCCCGACGTCAACGGGGACGGCAAGGTCGTCATCGGCGTCATCAGCCCCGGCGACCTCAACGACAACGGCTACTACGAGAGCTTCGTCTCCAGCGCCCAGACGTTCGCCGACAGCAAGGGCTGGAGCGTCATCAAGATCGGCTCGGTGAACCCGGCCAACGCGTCCGAGCAGGCCCGCAACCTCTGCCGGCAGAAGGTCGACCTGGTGGCGCTCGCCGCCGCCGAGCTCAAGGACGCCATCCCGGTGGCCGCCGACCCGGAGTGCGCCAAGACGGCCTGGTACGCCCCGTCCAGCACCGACCTGGAGGTCACGCCCTACATCGCCCTGTCCCGCGACTTCGTCAACGAGTCGATGCTGGCGGCCGGCTACGCCAACGGCATCCTGATGCGCGACGCCGGCATGACCAAGGCCGGCTACATCACCGGCCCGCAGGCGGACTTCTCCGTGATGGGCGCCAAGGCCTTCGAGGTGGGCCTGAAGATGGTGGTGCCCAGCGCCACCCTGGCCACCACCTACACCGGTGACTTCAACGACTCGGCCAAGGCTCGCGAGGCCGCCCAGGCCCAGCTGAGCCAGGGCGTGCAGGCGCTGTACCCCTACCTCGGCGGCGCCACCGACTCCGTGGCCGAGCTCGGCAGCGGCAAGGGAGCCATCATCTCCACCCCGGGCACCGACCGGTGCGGGGAGAGCGCGATCAACTGGAGCGTCTCGGTCGTCTTCGACCCGGGCGCCTACTTCTCCGCTGCGCTGAAGGAGTTTGCCGACGGCAAGCTGGCGATGGGGAAGATGCGTGAGTGGCACCTGGGCAAGGACTCGGTGCCCACCGTGCTGCTGTGCAAGGGCACCGACGCGCAGAAGGCCGAGCTGAACGCCTTCATCGCCAAGGTCGGCAGCGGCGAGATCGTGCCGGACAAGGTCATCGCCCAGGCCGGCGCATGA